One window of Saccharopolyspora phatthalungensis genomic DNA carries:
- a CDS encoding ParA family protein — MSLPQPAAEGRPRVAVDLSIAPETGREEDIDPTSTPRGLGPTGRPRRHIPEPPLLDRHGPASVLAMCNQKGGVGKTTSTINLGAALAEYGRRVLLVDFDPQGALSVGLGVQPHQLDQTIYNVIMERPVAVQDVVRQTTVEGMDLLPSNIDLSAAEVQLVAEVGREQTLHRVLQPALPEYDYVLVDCQPSLGLLTVNALAAADGVIIPLECEFFSLRGVALLIDTIEKVRERLNPRLEISGILATMFDPRTLHSREVMARVVEAFGDIVFDAVINRTVRFPETTVAGEPITRWAPRSAGAQAYRALAREVIAR; from the coding sequence ATGTCGCTACCGCAGCCCGCCGCCGAAGGGCGGCCCCGGGTCGCGGTCGACCTGAGCATCGCCCCGGAGACGGGCCGCGAGGAAGACATCGACCCGACGTCGACCCCGCGCGGCCTCGGTCCCACTGGCCGGCCACGTCGGCACATCCCGGAGCCACCGCTGCTCGACCGGCACGGTCCCGCATCGGTGCTCGCGATGTGCAACCAGAAGGGCGGCGTAGGGAAGACCACGTCGACGATCAACCTCGGCGCAGCGCTGGCGGAGTACGGACGCCGGGTGCTGCTGGTGGATTTCGATCCGCAGGGCGCGCTTTCGGTCGGCCTCGGGGTCCAGCCCCACCAGCTCGATCAGACCATCTACAACGTGATCATGGAACGGCCGGTCGCCGTCCAGGACGTGGTGCGCCAGACCACCGTCGAGGGCATGGATTTGCTGCCCAGCAACATCGATCTGTCCGCGGCGGAGGTGCAGTTGGTCGCCGAGGTGGGCCGCGAGCAGACCCTGCACCGGGTGCTGCAACCGGCGCTACCGGAGTACGACTATGTGCTGGTGGACTGCCAGCCCTCGCTCGGCCTGCTGACGGTGAACGCGTTGGCCGCCGCGGATGGCGTGATAATCCCGTTGGAGTGCGAATTCTTCAGCCTGCGCGGGGTGGCGCTGCTGATCGACACCATCGAGAAGGTGCGGGAGCGATTGAACCCCAGGCTGGAGATCAGCGGCATCCTGGCGACCATGTTCGACCCGCGCACGCTGCATTCCCGCGAGGTGATGGCGCGGGTGGTGGAGGCATTCGGCGACATCGTCTTCGACGCGGTGATCAACCGGACGGTGCGGTTCCCGGAGACCACGGTGGCGGGCGAGCCGATCACCCGCTGGGCGCCGCGCTCGGCCGGGGCGCAAGCGTACCGGGCGCTGGCTCGCGAGGTGATCGCCCGATGA
- a CDS encoding segregation and condensation protein A, with amino-acid sequence MIDPAVPEEQPSEDPGSSGRFTVRLENFEGPFDLLLQLISQHQLDVTEVALHKVTDEFIAYTRALGEHWDLNETTEFLVVAATLLDLKAARLLPAAEVEDEADLALLEARDLLFARLLQYRAYKQVAALFGELEAGALRRYPRSVSVEERFENLLPEVVIGVPPQRFAEIAAAVFRPKPPPTVSLDHIHQHGVSVREHAALLRVRLAEKGSATFAELVSDCGHTVEVVARFLALLELYREKVLQFEQENPLGELLVRWVGGSVAQAQVDAEAQRANHDEEEYG; translated from the coding sequence GTGATCGACCCCGCTGTTCCGGAGGAGCAGCCGAGCGAGGATCCCGGCTCCAGCGGTCGGTTCACGGTGCGGCTGGAGAATTTCGAAGGACCCTTCGACCTGCTGTTGCAGCTGATTTCCCAGCACCAGCTGGACGTCACCGAGGTGGCGTTGCACAAGGTCACCGACGAGTTCATCGCCTACACCAGGGCGCTCGGCGAGCATTGGGACTTAAATGAGACCACCGAATTCCTGGTGGTCGCCGCGACGCTGCTGGACTTGAAGGCGGCTCGCCTGCTGCCCGCCGCCGAGGTGGAGGACGAGGCGGACCTCGCGCTGCTGGAGGCCCGCGACCTGCTCTTCGCGCGGCTGTTGCAATATCGCGCGTACAAGCAGGTGGCCGCGTTGTTCGGCGAGTTGGAAGCCGGTGCGTTGCGGCGCTATCCGCGCTCGGTATCGGTGGAGGAGCGGTTCGAGAACCTGCTGCCGGAGGTGGTGATCGGGGTTCCTCCGCAGCGCTTCGCCGAGATCGCGGCGGCGGTGTTCCGGCCGAAACCGCCGCCGACGGTGTCGCTGGACCACATTCACCAGCACGGAGTTTCGGTCCGCGAACACGCGGCGCTGCTGCGGGTGCGGTTGGCCGAGAAGGGCAGCGCGACGTTCGCGGAGTTGGTGTCGGACTGCGGGCACACTGTCGAGGTGGTGGCGCGGTTCCTGGCATTGCTGGAGCTCTACCGGGAAAAGGTCTTGCAGTTCGAGCAGGAGAACCCGCTGGGCGAGCTGCTCGTGCGCTGGGTGGGCGGCAGCGTGGCGCAGGCGCAGGTCGACGCCGAGGCGCAGCGCGCCAACCATGACGAAGAGGAGTACGGGTGA
- the scpB gene encoding SMC-Scp complex subunit ScpB, which yields MTELEPQATAEDETPEPPDSPPPAEPQEPSEALAESGESEAVEQPSAPDLSADSALDAALEALLLVVDVPAGEELLADTLEQPVARVRAALQRLSDGYAEAQRGFDLRRVGDGWRFYTRERYAPYVERYLLDGQRSKLTRAALETLAVIAYRQPVTRSRVAAVRGVNVDGVIRTLVGRGLIEEAGTDPETGGILYCTTELFLERLGLSSLKELPPLAPLLPEVDSIDDV from the coding sequence GTGACGGAGCTGGAGCCGCAGGCCACGGCGGAGGACGAGACTCCCGAACCACCGGACTCCCCACCGCCGGCCGAACCTCAGGAGCCGTCGGAAGCGCTGGCGGAGTCCGGGGAGTCCGAGGCCGTGGAGCAGCCGAGCGCGCCGGACCTGTCGGCAGATTCGGCGCTCGATGCGGCTCTGGAGGCGCTGCTGCTCGTGGTGGACGTACCCGCGGGCGAGGAGTTGCTGGCCGACACCCTGGAGCAGCCGGTGGCCAGGGTACGGGCGGCGCTGCAACGGCTTTCCGACGGCTATGCCGAGGCGCAGCGGGGCTTTGACCTGCGACGGGTCGGGGACGGCTGGCGGTTCTACACGCGGGAGAGGTACGCGCCGTATGTGGAGCGGTACCTGCTGGACGGCCAGCGTTCGAAGCTGACGCGTGCGGCGCTGGAGACGCTCGCCGTGATCGCCTACCGGCAGCCGGTGACGCGTTCGCGGGTCGCGGCGGTACGCGGTGTGAACGTCGACGGCGTCATCCGTACCCTGGTAGGGCGCGGCCTTATCGAAGAGGCCGGAACCGACCCGGAGACGGGCGGCATCCTGTACTGCACGACCGAGCTGTTCCTGGAGCGGCTGGGGCTGTCGTCGCTGAAGGAGTTGCCGCCGCTCGCCCCCTTGTTGCCCGAAGTGGATTCGATTGATGACGTCTGA
- a CDS encoding pseudouridine synthase yields MTSEYRSPSHASRPGADSEGTRLQKVLSQAGVASRRAAEEMIAEGRIEVDGEVVTELGRRVDPATAVIHVDGNRVMVNDDLTHLLLNKPRGILCTMSDDKGRPCIGDYLRERQGKLFHVGRLDQDTEGLLLITNDGELANRLMHPSYQVRKTYLAEVLGPIPKDLGQRLREGVELDDGPVKVDRFKLVDMNQNRALVEIVLHEGRKRIVRRLLKHVGHPVQRLVRTQLGQVRLTTERPGAIRPLNQQEVGSLYRAVGL; encoded by the coding sequence ATGACGTCTGAGTACCGTTCCCCGTCCCACGCTTCTCGGCCCGGAGCCGACTCGGAAGGCACGCGGCTGCAGAAAGTGCTGTCCCAGGCCGGGGTCGCGTCGCGGCGCGCGGCCGAGGAGATGATCGCCGAAGGGCGGATCGAGGTCGACGGCGAGGTGGTCACCGAGCTGGGGAGGCGGGTCGACCCGGCGACCGCGGTGATCCACGTGGACGGAAACCGGGTGATGGTCAACGACGATCTGACGCACCTGCTGCTGAACAAGCCGCGCGGCATCCTGTGCACCATGTCCGACGACAAGGGACGCCCGTGCATCGGCGACTACCTGCGGGAGCGGCAGGGCAAGCTGTTCCACGTGGGGCGGCTGGACCAGGACACCGAAGGACTGCTGCTGATCACCAACGACGGGGAGCTGGCCAACCGGCTGATGCACCCGTCGTACCAGGTGCGCAAGACGTACCTGGCCGAAGTGCTGGGGCCGATCCCGAAGGACCTCGGGCAGCGGCTGCGCGAGGGCGTGGAGCTGGACGACGGACCGGTAAAGGTGGACCGGTTCAAGCTGGTCGACATGAACCAGAACCGGGCGCTGGTGGAGATCGTGCTGCACGAGGGCCGCAAGCGCATCGTGCGGCGGCTGCTCAAGCACGTCGGCCACCCGGTGCAGCGTCTGGTGCGGACGCAGCTGGGCCAGGTGCGGCTGACCACCGAGCGGCCGGGCGCGATCCGGCCGTTGAACCAGCAGGAGGTCGGATCGCTGTACCGGGCGGTCGGGCTCTGA
- a CDS encoding cation:proton antiporter → MHDTAISLIELGAVFFGLGILGRLAWKIGVSPIPLYLLGGLAFGTGGLIPLHGIQPFTHIASELGVVLLLLLLGLEYSAGELVTGLRRSWLAGLIDIVLNAVPGALVALLLGWGPIGAFTMAGVTYISSSGIVAKVLGDLGRLGNRETPVILSILVFEDLAMAVYLPILTAVLAGVSFLGGLTAVGVSLVVITLVLVIALRFGKYVSALVDSPDQEVFLLRLLGAALLVAGIASELQVSAAVGSFLLGIAISGSTAVNASRMLEPLRDLFAALFFVVFGLNTDPSQIPPVLPVALLLAVATCATKVLTGWLAARMQGVGRMGQLRAGAALVARGEFSIVIAGLALASGAVTGELAALATAYVLLMAVVGPVAARVVEPVARMFLKRLSSKA, encoded by the coding sequence GTGCACGATACGGCGATCTCCCTCATCGAGCTGGGAGCGGTTTTCTTCGGCCTCGGCATCCTCGGGAGACTCGCCTGGAAGATCGGGGTGTCACCGATCCCGCTGTACCTGTTAGGAGGGCTCGCGTTCGGCACCGGCGGGCTGATACCGCTGCACGGCATCCAGCCGTTCACCCACATCGCCTCCGAACTCGGCGTCGTCCTACTGCTGTTATTACTGGGCCTGGAGTACTCCGCGGGCGAGCTGGTCACCGGCTTACGCCGCTCCTGGCTGGCGGGCCTGATCGACATCGTGCTCAACGCGGTGCCCGGCGCGCTGGTGGCCCTGCTACTGGGCTGGGGGCCGATTGGCGCGTTCACGATGGCCGGGGTCACCTACATCTCCTCGTCGGGCATCGTCGCGAAGGTGCTCGGTGACCTGGGGCGGCTGGGCAACCGGGAAACGCCGGTGATCCTGTCGATCCTGGTCTTCGAAGACCTGGCGATGGCCGTCTACCTGCCGATCCTGACCGCCGTGCTGGCCGGCGTCAGCTTCCTCGGCGGCCTGACCGCGGTCGGGGTGTCGCTGGTCGTCATCACCCTGGTGCTGGTCATCGCGCTGCGCTTCGGAAAGTACGTCTCCGCGCTGGTCGACAGCCCCGATCAGGAGGTCTTCCTGCTCCGGCTGCTGGGCGCGGCCCTGCTCGTCGCGGGCATCGCTTCGGAATTGCAGGTCTCGGCGGCGGTCGGCTCGTTCCTGCTGGGCATCGCGATCTCCGGGTCGACCGCGGTGAACGCCTCCCGGATGCTGGAGCCGCTGCGGGACCTGTTCGCCGCGCTGTTCTTCGTCGTGTTCGGCCTGAACACCGACCCGAGCCAGATCCCGCCGGTGCTGCCGGTGGCGCTGCTGCTGGCGGTGGCGACCTGCGCGACGAAGGTCCTCACCGGCTGGCTGGCCGCCCGGATGCAAGGCGTCGGCCGGATGGGCCAGCTGCGGGCCGGTGCCGCGCTGGTCGCGCGCGGCGAATTCTCCATCGTGATCGCCGGGCTGGCCCTTGCTTCCGGCGCGGTGACCGGCGAACTCGCCGCCCTCGCCACCGCTTACGTGCTGCTGATGGCGGTCGTCGGCCCGGTTGCGGCCCGCGTCGTCGAGCCGGTGGCCCGGATGTTCCTCAAGCGCCTGTCCAGCAAGGCCTGA
- a CDS encoding cation:proton antiporter regulatory subunit translates to MDVTVTPLPGLGTQQDFTTRSGHRIGVITYRDGRFELIVSDHEDPDKVAASVDLTTTETSALANLLGAPQLVAQLTEQQREVAGITTWQLPVAPNSPYDGRALGETEMRTRTSASIVAVVRGGTVHPSPRPDFHFVASDLVVVVGTIDGLRAASEILEKG, encoded by the coding sequence GTGGACGTAACAGTGACACCCTTGCCGGGACTCGGCACGCAGCAGGACTTCACCACCCGCTCCGGCCACCGCATCGGTGTGATCACCTACCGCGACGGACGGTTCGAGCTGATCGTCTCCGACCACGAGGACCCGGACAAGGTGGCTGCCTCGGTCGACCTGACCACCACCGAGACCAGCGCGCTGGCCAACTTGCTCGGCGCCCCGCAGCTGGTCGCGCAGCTGACCGAGCAGCAGCGCGAGGTCGCCGGGATCACCACCTGGCAACTGCCCGTCGCCCCGAACTCGCCCTACGACGGCCGCGCCCTCGGCGAGACCGAGATGCGCACCCGCACCTCCGCTTCGATCGTCGCGGTCGTCCGGGGAGGCACGGTGCACCCGTCCCCGCGCCCGGACTTCCACTTCGTCGCCAGCGACCTGGTGGTGGTCGTGGGCACGATCGACGGGCTGCGCGCCGCCAGCGAAATCCTGGAAAAGGGCTGA
- the cmk gene encoding (d)CMP kinase, giving the protein MHVAFARLRGVVALDGPSGTGKSTVSRKLASALGATYLDTGAMYRAVTLAVLRADVEPSDPAEVVRVVRAARLTVGTNPEHPTVFLEGTDVGREIRGPEVTSAVSAVSAVAEVREQLVAQQRELIDEALVAPGGIVVEGRDIGTVVVPDAGLKVYLTASAHARAQRRTAQDVSEGRAGDLDRTHADVRRRDALDSGRKVAPLRRAEDALELDTTDLGVVEVLEQLHKHVESRGLLVAVERTTR; this is encoded by the coding sequence ATGCACGTGGCATTCGCCAGGCTCCGCGGTGTGGTGGCGCTCGACGGCCCGTCGGGCACCGGCAAGTCGACGGTGTCCCGCAAATTGGCGTCCGCGTTGGGTGCGACCTATCTCGACACCGGCGCGATGTACCGCGCCGTGACGCTTGCCGTGCTGCGGGCCGACGTCGAGCCGTCGGATCCGGCCGAGGTGGTGCGGGTGGTGCGGGCGGCGCGGCTGACCGTGGGAACCAACCCGGAGCATCCCACGGTGTTCCTCGAAGGCACGGACGTCGGCCGGGAGATTCGCGGGCCGGAGGTGACCAGTGCGGTGTCGGCGGTGTCGGCGGTCGCTGAGGTGCGCGAGCAGTTGGTCGCCCAGCAGCGGGAGCTGATCGACGAGGCGTTGGTGGCGCCGGGCGGCATTGTCGTCGAGGGGCGCGACATCGGCACCGTGGTGGTGCCGGATGCGGGGCTGAAGGTCTACTTGACCGCCTCCGCGCACGCCCGCGCGCAGCGCCGCACGGCGCAGGACGTCTCCGAGGGCCGCGCCGGGGACCTGGACCGGACCCATGCCGATGTGCGGCGCCGGGATGCCTTGGACTCCGGTCGGAAGGTGGCGCCGCTGCGCAGGGCCGAGGACGCGCTGGAGCTCGACACCACGGATCTGGGCGTGGTGGAGGTGCTCGAACAGTTGCACAAGCACGTAGAGAGCCGTGGCCTTTTGGTCGCGGTGGAACGGACGACGCGGTGA
- a CDS encoding lysophospholipid acyltransferase family protein, producing MSDQTLPEGASRGMHRFGQWISRRIVRLPYRVRIHGAERIPRTGPLVLVANHTSLVDGPLLFGMIPRNAVFLIKQEAFRGPLGWFLRRIGQIGVRRGEPDRTPLLAAVRVLRAGGLVGVFPEGARGEGDVTTARHGAAWLARASEARILPVACRGTRRPDGAGRRLLPRIDVLFGEPITLPAGKGRTGLVVATEAVRTELVELIAELDRLVADQHEDYSRGKRA from the coding sequence GTGAGCGACCAAACCCTGCCCGAGGGCGCGTCCCGCGGCATGCACCGGTTCGGCCAGTGGATTTCGCGGCGCATCGTGCGGTTGCCGTACCGGGTGCGGATCCACGGCGCGGAGCGGATTCCGCGCACCGGGCCGCTGGTGCTGGTCGCCAACCACACTTCGCTGGTCGACGGGCCGCTGCTATTCGGGATGATTCCGCGTAATGCGGTGTTCCTGATCAAGCAGGAGGCGTTCCGCGGTCCGCTGGGCTGGTTCCTGCGCCGCATCGGGCAGATCGGGGTGCGCCGCGGTGAACCGGACCGCACGCCGCTGTTGGCGGCGGTACGAGTGCTGCGGGCTGGCGGGCTCGTCGGGGTGTTCCCGGAGGGCGCCCGAGGTGAGGGCGATGTGACCACCGCGCGGCACGGTGCCGCCTGGCTGGCGCGGGCGTCGGAGGCGCGGATCCTGCCGGTGGCCTGCCGGGGCACGCGACGCCCGGACGGCGCGGGCCGTAGGCTTTTGCCCCGAATCGACGTGTTGTTCGGGGAGCCGATCACGCTGCCGGCGGGCAAGGGCCGCACCGGGCTGGTCGTGGCGACCGAAGCCGTGCGCACCGAACTGGTCGAGCTGATCGCCGAGTTGGATCGGCTGGTCGCGGACCAGCACGAAGACTATTCGAGAGGGAAACGAGCGTGA
- the der gene encoding ribosome biogenesis GTPase Der produces the protein MTDESVEGLDGTWSDEAEWAEFDEVEAAEGEAPPKPQPVLAVVGRPNVGKSTLVNRLLGRREAVVQDTPGVTRDRVAYDALWNGRRFTVVDTGGWEPDAKGLQASVAAQAELAMHTADAVLLVVDAKVGATATEEAVAKVLRRSKRPVLLAANKVDDQRGVADVHSLWSLGLGEPFPVSGLHGRGSGDLLDAVLEVFPETPREVFGATGGPRRVALIGKPNVGKSSLLNKLTGEERSVVHEVAGTTVDPVDSLVELDGEVWRFVDTAGLRKRVKTASGTEYYASLRTKAAIEAAEVAIVLIDGSEPLSEQDLRVITMVVDAGRALMIAYNKWDLVDEDRRRQLEKEIDRELVRVRWAERVNVSARTGRAVAKLAPTLRTALESWDTRVPTGRLNGWLSELVAANPPPVRGGKQPKILFATQAQSRPPTIVLFTTGFLEAGYRRFLERKFRETFGFVGSPVRISVRVRERKAKGGRR, from the coding sequence GTGACCGACGAGTCGGTGGAAGGCCTGGACGGCACGTGGTCCGACGAGGCCGAATGGGCCGAGTTCGACGAGGTCGAAGCGGCCGAGGGCGAGGCGCCGCCGAAGCCGCAGCCGGTGCTGGCCGTGGTCGGTCGGCCCAACGTGGGCAAATCGACGTTGGTGAATCGGTTGCTGGGCCGCCGGGAAGCCGTTGTCCAGGACACCCCGGGCGTCACCCGGGACCGGGTGGCCTACGACGCGCTGTGGAACGGGCGTCGCTTCACGGTGGTCGACACCGGAGGTTGGGAGCCGGACGCCAAGGGATTGCAGGCTTCGGTGGCCGCGCAGGCGGAACTGGCCATGCACACCGCTGATGCGGTGCTGCTGGTGGTCGACGCCAAGGTCGGCGCGACGGCCACCGAGGAAGCGGTGGCGAAGGTACTGCGCCGGTCGAAGCGGCCGGTGTTGCTGGCCGCGAACAAGGTCGACGACCAGCGCGGTGTCGCCGACGTGCATTCGCTGTGGTCGTTGGGGCTCGGCGAGCCGTTCCCGGTCAGCGGCCTGCACGGGCGTGGTTCCGGTGACCTGCTGGACGCCGTGCTGGAGGTGTTCCCGGAAACGCCGCGCGAGGTGTTCGGCGCGACCGGCGGGCCGCGGCGGGTGGCGCTGATCGGCAAGCCGAACGTGGGCAAGTCGAGCCTGCTCAACAAGCTGACCGGGGAAGAGCGGTCGGTGGTGCATGAGGTCGCGGGCACCACGGTCGACCCGGTGGACTCACTGGTCGAGCTGGACGGCGAGGTATGGCGCTTCGTCGACACCGCCGGGCTGCGCAAGCGTGTCAAGACCGCCAGCGGCACCGAGTACTACGCGTCATTGCGCACCAAGGCGGCCATCGAGGCGGCCGAGGTGGCGATCGTGCTCATCGACGGTTCCGAGCCGTTGAGCGAGCAGGACCTGCGGGTGATCACCATGGTGGTGGATGCCGGTCGGGCACTGATGATCGCCTACAACAAGTGGGACCTGGTCGACGAGGACCGCCGTCGCCAGTTGGAGAAGGAGATCGACCGCGAGCTGGTGCGGGTCCGGTGGGCGGAGCGGGTCAACGTGTCGGCCCGGACCGGTCGGGCGGTGGCGAAGCTGGCCCCGACGCTGCGCACGGCGCTGGAGTCGTGGGACACCCGGGTCCCCACCGGTCGGTTGAACGGCTGGCTTTCCGAATTGGTCGCGGCCAATCCGCCGCCGGTGCGCGGCGGCAAGCAGCCGAAGATCCTGTTCGCCACCCAGGCGCAGTCCCGGCCGCCGACGATCGTGCTGTTCACCACCGGGTTCCTGGAGGCCGGATACCGGCGGTTCCTGGAGCGCAAGTTCCGGGAAACGTTCGGATTCGTGGGTAGCCCGGTGCGCATCTCGGTGCGGGTGCGGGAGCGCAAGGCCAAGGGCGGCCGTCGTTGA
- a CDS encoding response regulator produces MRAEDGGGPIRVVLADDEAMLRRGLRVLLESGGTIRVVAEAGNGDELLAVARTHRPDVALIDVQMPGKDGLSALRDLALLAKPPVAAVLTTFDLDDYVTDALRFGAQGFLLKDAEPAVLVRAVHDLAAGGAVLDPRITARLLPRFRGTTDNAHEKQLVEALSARERQVLLLLADGRSNASIGSRLGLTEATVKSYVSTVLSKLGAQNRVQAALIAQRVAGDFR; encoded by the coding sequence GTGCGGGCTGAGGACGGCGGGGGGCCGATCCGGGTTGTGCTCGCCGATGATGAGGCGATGCTGCGGCGTGGCTTGCGGGTTCTGCTGGAAAGCGGCGGAACGATTCGCGTGGTCGCAGAGGCGGGCAACGGGGACGAGTTGTTGGCCGTGGCGCGCACGCATCGCCCGGACGTCGCCCTGATCGACGTGCAGATGCCCGGTAAGGATGGGTTGTCCGCGTTGCGGGATCTTGCCCTGTTGGCCAAGCCGCCGGTGGCGGCGGTGTTGACGACGTTCGACCTGGACGATTACGTGACCGATGCCTTGCGGTTCGGGGCGCAAGGGTTCTTGCTCAAGGACGCCGAGCCCGCGGTGCTGGTTCGGGCGGTGCACGATCTGGCGGCCGGTGGGGCGGTGCTGGACCCGCGGATCACCGCTCGGCTGCTGCCCAGGTTCCGCGGCACCACCGACAACGCGCACGAGAAGCAGCTGGTGGAGGCGTTATCCGCCCGGGAGCGGCAGGTGCTCCTGCTGTTGGCGGATGGCCGGTCCAACGCCAGCATCGGTTCGCGTCTCGGGTTGACCGAGGCGACGGTGAAGAGTTACGTGTCGACGGTGTTGAGCAAGCTCGGCGCGCAGAACAGGGTTCAGGCTGCGCTGATCGCGCAGCGGGTGGCGGGCGACTTCCGGTGA